In a genomic window of Quercus lobata isolate SW786 chromosome 4, ValleyOak3.0 Primary Assembly, whole genome shotgun sequence:
- the LOC115985249 gene encoding uncharacterized protein LOC115985249, producing the protein MYKLNYDAAVFADSANSGFGAVIRNSSGEVMAAMIVKGLAIHDSDEAELLACRKAMEFAIDAGFTMLIIEGDSVNAMRGIVSGRENQSALGHVIGDIRHLMGAVEWSSVSCIKRNGNRVAHALAIYAHHVSTNLFWMEEVPLVALDFVNFDAFLIEMKV; encoded by the coding sequence ATGTATAAGCTGAATTACGACGCAGCTGTGTTTGCAGATTCTGCCAACTCTGGGTTTGGTGCTGTGATCAGAAACTCAAGTGGTGAAGTCATGGCAGCAATGATAGTCAAGGGTCTGGCAATCCACGACAGTGATGAGGCGGAATTGCTCGCATGTCGAAAGGCGATGGAATTTGCAATTGATGCTGGCTTCACGATGCTCATAATAGAAGGGGATAGTGTCAACGCTATGAGGGGTATTGTATCAGGAAGGGAAAACCAGTCAGCTCTTGGGCATGTCATTGGGGACATTAGGCATTTGATGGGAGCTGTGGAGTGGAGTTCTGTGAGTTGCATTAAGAGGAATGGTAATAGGGTGGCCCATGCACTTGCTATATATGCACATCACGTTAGTACTAATTTATTTTGGATGGAAGAGGTTCCATTAGTTGCTTTggattttgtaaactttgatgCTTTCTTGATTGAAATGAAAGTCTga